A DNA window from Aspergillus nidulans FGSC A4 chromosome V contains the following coding sequences:
- a CDS encoding GFA family protein (transcript_id=CADANIAT00002985), which produces MSAKTLNGACLCGKVTYTIDLASSEPTPKVIACHCTSCKKYTGSAFSTNIIIHPSQLRYTSGEPKVFMDLSTDSGNPLPRTFCGDCGCHFTSSPTGADWAALKWGTLDEDSRKDCGELGGEIYCKRRDSWLENLAEGKGEGVFKKEAGMG; this is translated from the exons ATGTCTGCGAAAACCCTCAATGGCGCTTGCCTCTGCGGCAAAGTCACCTACACCATTGACCTCGCGTCCTCCGAACCGACTCCCAAG GTCATAGCCTGCCACTGCACCTCCTGCAAGAAATACACAGGCAGCGCCTTCTCAACAAACATCATTATCCACCCCTCGCAACTCCGCTATACCTCCGGCGAACCGAAGGTCTTTATGGACCTGTCCACCGACAGCGGCAATCCGCTTCCCCGCACATTCTGCGGCGACTGCGGGTGCCACTTCACCTCGAGCCCTACTGGGGCGGATTGGGCCGCTCTCAAATGGGGAACCCTGGATGAGGATTCTCGTAAGGATTGTGGTGAGCTGGGCGGAGAGATCTATTGTAAGAGGAGGGATAGCTGGCTTGAGAACCTTGCTGAGGGGAAGGGGGAGGGCGTGTTTAAGAAGGAAGCCGGGATGGGATAG
- a CDS encoding putative proteinase (transcript_id=CADANIAT00002986), with translation MEDGKHHSSSRQDGEYIWPRGRTRRSGSPTLLALTVLAGLSWWLFPISYWDIEAKASASPASENQFSWTQLTPSESLEYHDCFSGFQCARLDVPMDYHRSDGQGARMAIAVARLPAKVPVTDPRYGGAILINPGGPGGSGVAQALISGRNLQAIADATVVPTDTNHSNLYFDIIGFDPRGVNNTTPGFSCFPNLFSQKNWELQAEADGMLGSSADSFMRNWQRAIALNPACSQAILTPSVDGDALGKHTNTPPVARDMLEIIERHGEWREKQGFNAQRQFDQMHGYDPQQHILERIKWHRGREKLLYWGRSYGTVLGATFAALFPDRIERMLLDGVVDADKYYTGIGPEPIGDADAIFDKFSIYCNEVGTKCPLYAAGGPAAIKASYEKLEGSLYSSSLPVRSSETRGPEVVTWSDLKIVQRISVYQPLAGFTYLAGIVSDLLKGDGSKLADFKHSRRSPTCPTEECLIAGPWSSECAAPGQNEVYSTSAILCSDAEYMQSTDEQDFKRHWRNLQELSSAIGDYWAHTRLNCAGWSVKPKWKLPGRLPAPYQRSRLTTVVPVTANTSFPILLVNNILDPVTPLASAKKMSHAFPGSVLLQQDSEGHCTLAAPSTCVSQAIRKYFQTGELPMPGTVCDADLKPMLGAPKKPQEGKTPDDIALQEAVLDEAQRFRIPLPL, from the exons ATGGAGGATGGTAAACACCACAGTTCCAGCCGTCAAGATGGCGAGTACATATGGCCACGCGGGCGTACCCGAAGAAGCGGTAGTCCCACCTTGTTAGCTTTGACGGTTCTTGCGGGGCTATCTTGGTGGCTGTTCCCAATTTCGTATTGGGACATCGAGGCCAAGGCCAGCGCATCTCCGGCATCAGAAAATCAATTCTCTTGGACGCAG CTTACACCATCAGAATCGCTTGAGTACCATGACTGCTTCAGCGGATTCCAGTGCGCCCGGCTCGACGTACCGATGGACTACCACCGGTCAGATGGCCAAGGCGCTCGTATGGCGATCGCTGTCGCTCGACTGCCGGCAAAGGTTCCCGTAACTGACCCTCGATACGGCGGCGCAATACTAATCAATCCCG GTGGCCCTGGTGGCTCCGGCGTAGCTCAGGCCCTAATATCCGGCCGCAATCTGCAGGCCATTGCGGACGCAACTGTCGTCCCTACAGATACGAATCACTCCAATCTCTATTTTGATATCATCGGTTTCGATCCACGGGGTGTCAACAACACGACCCCGGGCTTTAGCTGCTTTCCGAACCTTTTCTCCCAGAAGAATTGGGAGCTCCAGGCCGAGGCTGATGGGATGCTTGGCAGCTCTGCAGATTCATTCATGCGAAACTGGCAGCGCGCCATTGCCCTGAATCCTGCGTGTTCACAAGCCATTTTGACGCCGTCTGTCGATGGAGATGCTCTGGGTAAGCATACCAACACTCCCCCGGTTGCCCGTGATATGTTGGAGATCATTGAGCGGCATGGCGAGTGGCGAGAGAAGCAGGGTTTCAACGCGCAGCGCCAATTCGACCAGATGCACGGCTACGACCCACAGCAGCACATCCTAGAGAGGATAAAATGGCATCGCGGGCGAGAGAAGCTACTGTACTGGGGCCGGTCATATGGGACCGTCCTTGGCGCTACTTTCGCCGCACTCTTTCCTGACCGTATCGAACGCATGTTGTTAGATGGCGTAGTTGATGCGGACAAGTACTATACCGGAATTGGACCGGAGCCTATTGGTGATGCTGACGCCATCTTTGATAAATTCTCCATCTACTGCAATGAGGTGGGGACTAAATGTCCGCTATACGCAGCAGGAGGCCCCGCTGCTATTAAAGCGTCTTACGAAAAACTGGAGGGCAGCCTTTACAGCTCATCCCTTCCCGTGAGATCCTCTGAGACTCGCGGCCCGGAAGTCGTGACGTGGTCGGACCTGAAGATTGTTCAGCGAATATCCGTTTACCAGCCACTAGCCGGGTTCACATACCTCGCGGGTATCGTAAGCGATCTGCTCAAAGGGGATGGCTCTAAATTGGCAGACTTCAAACACAGCCGCCGCTCGCCTACCTGTCCGACTGAAGAGTGTCTAATTGCCGGGCCGTGGTCGTCTGAATGTGCGGCACCTGGACAGAACGAGGTGTATTCCACTTCTGCTATTCTGTGTTCCGATGCAGAGTACATGCAGTCCACAGATGAGCAGGACTTTAAGCGACATTGGCGAAATCTCCAAGAGCTTAGCAGCGCCATTGGGGATTACTGGGCCCATACGCGGCTCAACTGTGCTGGATGGAGCGTCAAGCCTAAGTGGAAGTTGCCAGGTAGATTACCAGCACCCTATCAACGATCCCGACTAACAACCGTAGTTCCCGTCACCGCAAACACCTCCTTTCCAATTCTGCTTGTAAATAATATCCTCGACCCGGTGACTCCTCTAGCGAG CGCAAAGAAGATGTCACACGCATTCCCCGGCTCAGTACTGCTGCAGCAAGACTCAGAGGGG CACTGTACCCTCGCAGCCCCTTCAACTTGCGTGAGCCAGGCCATTCGCAAGTACTTTCAGACAGGCGAATTGCCAATGCCGGGGACTGTTTGCGACGCTGATCTTAAACCAATGCTAGGTGCTCCGAAGAAGCCCCAAGAGGGAAAAACGCCGGACGATATCGCGCTGCAGGAAGCGGTGCTTGACGAGGCACAAAGGTTTAGGATACCATTGCCACTGTAG
- a CDS encoding putative siderochrome-iron transporter (transcript_id=CADANIAT00002987), which produces MPDDVWSGSSTCSLSSYEISVQRMKQQSHKNWPYSWAKNVDPAITEKTPQDEAEVAGVTKIKAVEAVGGKKGKYLMYAGLAMVMIIYELDNSTVGTYRNFATSDFHQLGMLATLNTAASIITAIGKPPIAKLSDVLGRAEAYIITVTFYILSYILCASSKSFSTYAGGYVFYSVGQAGMAILNSTIVSDLSSMRWRGFAYNILYIPFLVTPWVSAFIVDSVVHGIGWRWGIGMFAILMPFCASFIIITLLVLQRRAKNAGLILNERLTMYSFCSRIDLGGILLLSGGFALVLIPITLAATATDRWSTPWVDALIVLGALVLISLVPYEKYVSQHPVVPVRYLRTVSVVISVLLGCIDNIGYGATHTYLFVWSMVSHNFSPRDAQFLTYTNGVAQALSGMGTGLLMYRYRTYKWIGVAGAVIRMIGYGVMVRLRTNESSIAELFVVQLVQGIGSGIIETIIIVAAQISVPHAELAQVTSLVMLGTFLGNGIGSAVAGAIYTGQLRNRLRVHLGTNVGAEQLTRLYNSITGTLPDWGTAERTAVNQAVHYNRGFGFRGPNCDTDFVTAQQKTRVSLLPAVQYTANLPSDGHNLVQEAPSPDSLEIKKPQT; this is translated from the exons ATGCCGGATGACGTATGGTCGGGGAGCTCCACGTGCTCTCTGTCGAGCTATGAGATCTCCGTCCAAAGGATGAAGCAGCAATCTCACAAAAACTGGCCGTACTCCTGGGCAAAGAATGTGGACCCTGCGATCACCGAGAAGACGCCGCAGGACGAGGCCGAGGTCGCTGGAGTGACGAAAATCAAAGCTGTCGAAGCGGTTGGCGGAAAGAAGGGGAAATACTTGATGTACGCGGGGttggccatggtcatgatCATCTATGAGCTCGACAATTCGACAGTGGGAACATATCGAAACTTCGCGACATCTGATTTCCACCAGCTTGGGATGCTGGCGACCCTTAACACCgctgccagcatcatcaccgctATCGGCAAGCCGCCTATCGCCAAGCTATCGGACGTGCTTGGGCGAGCAGAAGCATACATCATAACTGTTACCTTCTATATTCTCTCCTATATTCTCTGCGCCTCGTCGAAGTCATTCAGCACTTATGCTGGCGGCTACGTCTTCTACTCCGTTGGTCAGGCGGGAATGGCCATCCTTAACTCTACCATTGTTTCGGATCTGTCCTCTATGCGCTGGAGAGGGTTCGCCTACAACATTCTCTATATCCCATTTCTCGTCACGCCGTGGGTTTCCGCCTTCATTGTCGACAGCGTTGTTCATGGAATTGGATGGCGCTGGGGAATCGGCATGTTTGCTATCTTGATGCCGTTCTGCGCAAgcttcattatcatcacTCTTCTGGTACTCCAGCGGCGCGCAAAAAACGCGGGTCTCATACTCAATGAGCGACTCACAATGTACAGTTTCTGCTCACGGATCGATCTTGGCggcatcctccttctcagcggcGGGTTTGCGCTGGTCCTGATACCGATTACCCTGGCCGCCACTGCGACTGATCGATGGTCGACGCCCTGGGTGGATGCTCTGATCGTCCTAGGCGCAttggtcttgatctctcTAGTTCCTTACGAGAAATATGTCTCGCAACACCCGGTCGTCCCCGTGCGCTACCTCCGGACAGTGTCCGTCGTTATCTCGGTTCTTCTGGGCTGCATTGACAATATCGGCTACGGAGCAACACATACCTATCTCTTCGTCTGGTCGATGGTGTCGCACAATTTCTCCCCTCGGGACGCCCAGTTCCTGACCTACACCAACGGAGTCGCGCAGGCATTAAGTGGCATGGGGACGGGGCTCCTCATGTATCGGTACCGAACGTACAAGTGGATCGGCGTTGCGGGCGCTGTCATCCGCATGATCGGGTATGGGGTTATGGTTCGCCTGCGTACAAATGAGAGCTCCATTGCGGAATTGTTCGTCGTGCAACTTGTCCAGGGAATTGGCAGCGGCATTATCGAAACAATCATCATTGTAGCCGCCCAGATATCGGTACCCCATGCAGAACTCGCCCAAGTCACGTCTTTGGTTATGCTTGGTACCTTCTTGGGGAATGGAATAGGATCAGCCGTGGCGGGTGCGATTTATACTGGCCAGCTGCGAAATCGGCTGCGAGTGCATCTAGGCACAAATGTGGGTGCGGAGCAGCTTACGAGGCTGTATAACTCTATTACTGGGACGTTACCGGACTGGGGTACTGCTGAGCGGACCGCTGTGAACCAAGCT GTACATTACAATCGCGGCTTTGGCTTTCGCGGTCCCAATTGTGATACTGACTTTGTTACTGCCCAACAGAAAACTCGGGTAAGTCTGCTCCCAGCTGTACAATACACCGCTAATCTCCCAAGCGACGGACACAACCTCGTACAAGAAGCGCCCTCCCCAGATTCCCTCGAGATCAAGAAACCTCAAACGTAG
- a CDS encoding lipase family alpha/beta hydrolase (transcript_id=CADANIAT00002988): MRFQTLPALALALINLTTAGATSINDFSCRSGNNSNPIVFLHGLGATYYEDLNLLQAFLQNQGYCTYAQTYGAYDGFPFVGGLRPIADSASEIAAYIREVHEQTGADKVDIVGHSEGGMQALYVPKFEDGIAEIVERIVAIAPPTRGTTFIGLYNLAYILGDASRVLVSQLLHLFGCPACDDLGPDGAAVERLNDGTPIVQSGTRLTVIASKFDEMVTPTSTSFVHEEGVQNVWVQDFCPNDPVGHIGEAYDLNVWNIVKNALEDQIDRSFPCSIGSPGK, encoded by the coding sequence ATGCGCTTTCAGACACTCCcagccctggccctggccctAATAAACCTCACCACCGCAGGCGCCACATCAATAAACGACTTTTCCTGCCGCTCCGGGAACAACAGCAACCCCATTGTTTTCCTCCACGGCCTTGGTGCAACCTACTATGAAGACCTGAACCTGCTGCAAGCCTTCCTCCAAAACCAAGGCTACTGCACCTACGCCCAAACCTACGGCGCATACGATGGGTTCCCCTTTGTTGGCGGTCTGCGGCCCATCGCCGACTCCGCATCTGAAATAGCGGCCTATATCAGGGAAGTGCACGAGCAGACGGGCGCAGATAAAGTCGATATAGTAGGACACTCCGAAGGCGGAATGCAAGCCCTATATGTGCCGAAATTCGAGGACGGGATTGCCGAGATCGTAGAAAGGATTGTTGCTATTGCACCACCGACGCGCGGAACTACATTCATTGGGCTGTATAACCTAGCTTACATCCTTGGCGATGCGTCGAGAGTGCTCGTTAGCCAGCTACTACATCTTTTCGGTTGCCCTGCCTGCGATGATTTAGGGCCTGACGGGGCGGCTGTGGAGCGGCTGAATGACGGGACGCCGATTGTCCAGAGTGGAACAAGGCTGACGGTTATTGCGTCGAAGTTCGATGAGATGGTTACGCCGACCTCGACGTCGTTTGTGCATGAAGAGGGGGTGCAGAATGTCTGGGTGCAGGATTTTTGCCCCAACGATCCCGTGGGTCATATTGGCGAGGCATATGATTTGAATGTGTGGAATATTGTCAAAAACGCGCTGGAGGATCAGATTGACAGGAGCTTTCCTTGTTCGATTGGATCACCGGGGAAGTAA
- a CDS encoding protein socA (transcript_id=CADANIAT00002989), producing MPPFRAAVGPFRMKLATFSCSKLNLRELQLPLTGAAHVGNSPQTASQLHHGFSSIECVYDIAPGEDFKPISQADEIRNLRDEIRDLKSRLENSSPSQRRLKQLRSLFNTIRSAPEDVLERVIAEIRGEDSSRRDPPTEPWTEERAAYNETNNVGGDGISGADGEHELLIVPRRFSRGSSEDSDTVDSAYGSICRMDSSSSVLDIFIERFVDAFSPEVDAKAGEAGAIRRAAEIRMFSPILRDAFDSVSHSFFGRSVQNQTIEVKGFSGYPRVLRSLQEALLDPERSKAESTLATVVLLMAFESVERTGQESLIAHVLGALRLIQHRGPENHMFGVEHLIFTELRPYWVSASFTARKPSFLAREEWKTVPWSAGTTPKNILHYLLDLAVEIPGILSQHDELQVGIQSNILSAHERSVKQTAFWNAVGDLTDRFALWKINWVDGYPDGPPREVPAADESEASFPVFRCRDLRTGAVITPTKFEYPDLLLTQTMCIYYTSCLILSSVDTRPTDRISPIEQYQLACGICRSLEWYILKSPGNMINRLAFPVRVAWEAFPDGGPERRFLWEVLKLVEKRHSLALWGSGMAELSVRHNSPPRTSV from the exons ATGCCTCCATTTCGCGCCGCCGTTGGTCCGTTTCGCATGAAGCTGGCTACCTTTTCCTGTTCAAAGCTCAATCTTCGCGAGCTACAGCTACCATTGACGGGCGCTGCTCATGTCGGAAACTCTCCCCAGACGGCCAGCCAGCTCCACCACGGGTTCTCGTCAATCGAG TGCGTCTACGATATCGCTCCGGGGGAAGATTTCAAGCCGATCTCCCAGGCGGACGAGATCCGTAACCTGCGCGATGAGATCCGAGATTTGAAGTCACGACTGGAAA ATTCGAGTCCGTCGCAACGACGCTTGAAACAGCTGCGCAGTCTCTTTAATACGATCCGATCCGCGCCAGAAGATGTGTTGGAGCGTGTTATCGCCGAGATCAGAGGGGAGGATTCGAGTCGGCGGGACCCGCCTACCGAACCATGGACGGAAG AACGAGCAGCATATAATGAGACCAACAACGTCGGCGGAGATGGTATATCCGGCGCGGACGGGGAGCACGAGCTGTTGATAGTTCCACGTAGGTTTAGCCGAGGATCGTCCGAAGATAGCGATACCGTTGACTCTGCCTATGGGTCGATTTGTCGCATGGAttcgtcgtcatcggtgCTGGATATCTTTATTGAGCGGTTTGTCGATGCTTTCAGTCCTGAAGTTGATGCCAAAGCTGGCGAGGCTGGCGCGATACGACGAGCTGCCGAAATTCGCATGTTTTCGCCCATCCTTCGCGATGCCTTCGACTCCGTCAGTCATTCCTTCTTCGGGCGTTCTGTGCAGAATCAAACAATCGAGGTTAAGGGGTTTTCGGGGTATCCTCGCGTTCTGCGGAGCTTACAGGAAGCTCTACTGGACCCAGAACGCAGTAAGGCGGAGTCCACGCTGGCCACAGTTGTCTTATTGATGGCTTTCGAG AGCGTGGAACGCACTGGCCAAGAATCGTTGATAGCCCACGTTCTGGGCGCGTTGCGTCTGATCCAGCATCGAGGCCCAGAAAACCATATGTTTGGCGTGGAGCACCTCATTTTCACTGAACTTCGTCCGTATTGG GTCTCAGCATCATTTACCGCCCGAAAACCGTCGTTTCTTGCGCGGGAGGAATGGAAGACAGTGCCCTGGTCAGCCGGCACAACTCCGAAAAACATCCTTCATTACTTGCTCGATTTGGCGGTCGAAATACCGGGAATCCTATCACAGCACGACGAGCTACAAGTCGGGATCCAGTCGAATATCCTCAGTGCGCACGAGAGGTCTGTAAAACAAACCGCGTTCTGGAATGCAGTCGGGGACCTCACAGATCGCTTCGCCTTATGGAAAATTAACTGGGTGGACGGCTACCCTGACGGCCCACCACGAGAGGTTCCCGCGGCGGATGAGAGCGAGGCCTCTTTTCCAGTATTCCGCTGTCGAGACCTCCGCACGGGCGCCGTTATCACGCCTACGAAATTTGAATACCCCGACCTCCTGTTGACACAGACTATGTGCATTTACTATACCTCCTGTCTCATATTATCTTCCGTCGATACGCGGCCGACAGACCGTATCAGCCCAATAGAGCAGTATCAGCTCGCCTGCGGTATCTGCCGTAGCCTTGAGTGGTACATTCTTAAATCCCCCGGTAATATGATCAACCGGCTTGCCTTTCCCGTTCGTGTCGCCTGGGAGGCATTCCCAGATGGTGGTCCCGAACGCAGATTCCTTTGGGAAGTTCTGAAACTGGTCGAGAAGCGTCACTCCTTGGCACTTTGGGGAAGCGGTATGGCGGAGCTTTCTGTACGGCACAACTCGCCTCCTAGGACGAGCGTCTAA
- a CDS encoding putative MFS transporter (transcript_id=CADANIAT00002990) codes for MADDIVEKANITHDEEVGHVATLSPEELAIERKLRRRIDSIIMPLVILVYLMNYIDRNNYPAAKLQGLPEDLGLVGNQYQVGLSILFVGYILMQVPSNLLLNYMGRPSLYLGFFIVAWGLVSAVTSQVTNYAGIVACRFILGLVEAPFFAGVLFYLSKWYTKKELALRMSIFYSGSLLSGAFGNLIAAGILDGLAGARGLSAWQWLYIIEGAITCFIGLVVCVVLPDFPENWRLLPEEMKHVAVKRLAIEAAQADVDKAGKGSQVKGLKMAFADIKTYALAIAYMAITGASGFQNFFPTLTDTLGYNKTISLLLVAPPYIFMVIYSLIHSHLSDRYQSRFWFFVYPIPITIIGFVIFMTTDGFGPRYFSFFLMIFVFAQNGTVYSWVAGAIPRPPAKRAAAYAFINSVGNSASIWTPFTYRDSDGPYYRPAMGVCIALQVIGGLMAIFMYFHLKSLNKRQERFEDVDAVLTEKDQKVLEKIAEREGIDIAAARELQSGFRYGL; via the exons ATGGCCGACGACATTGTCGAGAAGGCCAACATCACACACGATGAGGAGGTCGGCCATGTCGCTACTCTATCACCAGAGGAGCTGGCGATTGAGCGCAAGCTCCGGCGGCGCATTGACAGTATTATCATGCCGTTGGTGATTCTTGTGTATCTAATGAATTACATTGATAG AAACAACTACCCGGCCGCAAAACTGCAAGGCCTCCCAGAAGACCTCGGCCTGGTCGGGAACCAATACCAAGTAGGGTTGTCGATTCTTTTCGTCGGCTATATCCTCATGCAAGTCCCTTCAAACCTGCTCCTGAACTACATGGGCCGCCCGTCGCTTTATctcggcttcttcattgtcgccTGGGGTCTGGTGTCCGCCGTCACCAGCCAGGTCACAAACTACGCCGGGATCGTCGCCTGCCGCTTCATCCTCGGTCTGGTAGAGGCTCCATTCTTTGCTGGAGTGCTGTTCTACTTGTCTAAATGGTACACCAAGAAGGAGCTGGCTCTGCGGATGAGTATTTTCTATTCCGGCTCCTTGCTCAGCGGTGCTTTCGGAAACCTCATCGCAGCCGGCATTCTCGATGGCCTGGCAGGCGCGCGCGGCCTGTCCGCCTGGCAATGGCTGTACATCATCGAAGGCGCAATCACCTGTTTTATTGGTCTAGTGGTCTGCGTCGTGCTCCCGGACTTCCCTGAAAACTGGCGCCTGCTCCCCGAGGAAATGAAGCACGTGGCCGTCAAGCGTCTTGCGATTGAAGCTGCTCAGGCAGACGTTGACAAAGCCGGTAAAGGGAGCCAAGTCAAGGGCCTCAAGATGGCATTTGCAGACATCAAGACCTACGCTCTGGCTATCGCCTACATGGCCATCACCGGCGCCAGCGGGTTCCAGAACTTTTTCCCGACACTGACCGACACGCTGGGGTACAATAAAACCATCTCCCTCCTTCTGGTCGCACCGCCCTACATCTTTATGGTCATCTACTCCCTCATCCATTCGCACCTTTCCGACCGCTACCAATCGCGCTTCTGGTTCTTCGTTTACCCCAtccccatcaccatcatcgggttcgtcatcttcatgaCAACTGACGGTTTCGGACCCCGTtacttctccttcttcctcatgATCTTCGTTTTCGCCCAGAACGGCACCGTCTATTCCTGGGTTGCGGGTGCCATTCCCCGGCCGCCGGCAAAGCGCGCCGCCGCGTACGCGTTCATCAACTCCGTCGGCAACTCGGCCAGTATTTGGACGCCATTCACTTACCGCGACTCAGACGGGCCGTATTACCGCCCGGCCATGGGTGTTTGCATTGCTCTCCAGGTGATCGGAGGGCTCATGGCGATCTTCATGTACTTCCATCTCAAGTCGTTGAATAAGCGCCAGGAACGAtttgaggatgtcgatgCGGTCTTGACGGAGAAGGATCAGAAGGTATTGGAGAAGATCGCGGAGAGAGAGGGCATTGACATCGCGGCTGCAAGGGAGTTGCAGAGCGGGTTCCGGTATGGTCTGTAA
- a CDS encoding uncharacterized protein (transcript_id=CADANIAT00002991) codes for MALNATRPTLQRSVSSSSALQQHHRPFSIAVPARYATQTSNHTLSQSQPQTPRGFLAEKGPFKFQQRAISYEEVVSRSRSNENAAENIPAASELATLRKRTEEQKKTIGVLQGTM; via the exons ATGGCCCTTAACGCTACCCGCCCGACCCTCCAGCGCTCTGTGTCTTCGAGCTCTGCTCTtcaacaacaccaccgtcCCTTCTCAATCGCTGTCCCGGCTCGGTATGCAACACAAACTTCGAACCACACGCTATCGCAGTCACAACCGCAGACACCACGCGGGTTTCTAGCTGA GAAGGGCCCATTTAAATTCCAACAGCGAGCTATATCATATGAAGAGGTTGTGTCGCGGAGTCGGAGTAATGAGAATGCGGCAGAGAATATaccagcagcatcagagTTGGCTACGCTGAGGAAACGgacagaggagcagaagaaaactATTGGGGTGCTGCAGGGAACAATGTGA